A window of Argonema galeatum A003/A1 contains these coding sequences:
- a CDS encoding response regulator transcription factor has product MESVGIQIIEGNPHLRSLLGWHLQQAGYRVYQAASLYQAREVFDLRQPTLVIIDSEIPDGDAAEFCGWLLRQQQPYIMMLSAHNTEADIVAGLKAGADDYLTKPFGMQEFLARVEALVRRNRMAIPPAYLDYGDLKIDLVQRRVRFKEDSIDLTPQEFSLLYVLAQAGGQPLSRSELLHRAWPDEIDNPRTIDTHVLSLRKKLEIDPRQPSLIQTVRNVGYRFNPEFLRGYGSELDETPLPQKHHNYG; this is encoded by the coding sequence GTGGAATCAGTTGGAATTCAAATTATTGAGGGAAATCCGCATCTGCGATCGCTGCTAGGTTGGCACTTGCAGCAGGCAGGATACCGGGTTTATCAAGCCGCTAGCCTCTATCAGGCGAGGGAAGTTTTCGATCTGCGCCAACCTACACTCGTAATCATCGATTCGGAAATTCCCGATGGGGATGCTGCCGAGTTTTGCGGGTGGCTGCTACGGCAGCAACAGCCGTATATTATGATGCTCTCGGCTCATAACACTGAAGCGGATATCGTCGCTGGGTTAAAAGCTGGGGCAGATGATTACCTGACGAAGCCTTTTGGTATGCAAGAGTTCTTGGCGCGAGTTGAAGCGCTGGTGCGACGCAACCGAATGGCAATTCCACCCGCTTACCTGGATTATGGGGATCTGAAAATTGATTTGGTGCAACGCCGCGTCCGCTTTAAAGAAGATTCGATCGATCTGACGCCGCAAGAGTTCAGTTTGCTCTATGTCTTGGCTCAAGCTGGCGGACAGCCGCTGAGCCGTTCGGAACTGTTACATAGAGCTTGGCCCGATGAGATCGATAACCCCCGCACTATAGACACTCACGTTCTCTCGCTGCGTAAAAAACTCGAAATTGACCCGCGCCAACCCAGCTTAATTCAAACAGTTCGCAATGTGGGCTATCGCTTTAATCCTGAGTTTCTTAGAGGGTACGGATCTGAGTTAGATGAAACCCCCCTTCCCCAAAAACATCATAATTATGGGTAG